The DNA sequence CCCGCCTGATCCAGGCGCGGATCAGCCTTCGATGACCGGCATGGGGCTTCCATCCGTAGCGCGCCGCCAGCTCCGCCAGGGAGACCCCCTCACGCAAACGCAGGCCCAGCAGAAGCGCCTCCGTAAGAAGCGCCTCCGGGCCCAGGGTTTCGCGCTCCTCTATGGGCAGCTGGTGGGCATCAAGCAGGGTCAGATAGCGCCTCAGGCTTCGAACGTTGGCCCATCGCTCCGCTCGATCGGGCCCCAGCCAGCGGAAGGAGTGCGCAGATGGACCCAGCCCCAGATAGGGCCGATGCCGCCAGTATTTGCTGTTATGCCGGGCCTCATGGCCGCAAAGGGCGTAGTTGGAGACCTCATAATGCAGGTATCCGGCCTCGCTCAGTCGCGCGTGCGTCTGCAAAAACAGCTCCGCCTGCCGGGTTTCGTCGGGACTCGGCACGAGCCCTCGGGCGATAGCCCGCGAAAGGACCGTCCGGGGCTCGACGGTGAGACTGTAGCAAGACACATGCGGCGGGCGCAGCGCAAGCAAGGTCTTGAGCTCTGCGTCCCACATGGGCGCCTCTTCGCCCGGAAGCCCGAAGATGAGATCAAGGTTGTAGGAGCTAAAGCCCAGCTTCTCGATCCAGTCCAAGGCGCGCCGAACGTCCTCTTGTCCGTGTTGGCGGCCCAGAAAGCGCAGACGCGACTCCTGAAAAGCCTGCACCCCCAGGCTAAGGCGGGTAAAGCCCAGACGCCGAAGGGCGCGTAGGTACTCCGGGCTCAGGTCCTCGGGGTTGGCCTCTAGCGTCACCTCGAGGGGCTCCAGGTGCAAATGCCGATGCACCGCCTCCATGATGCGCTCCAGCTGCTCAACGGAGAGCTGAGAGGGGGTGCCCCCGCCGAAATAGAGCGTATCAAAGCGCACCTGTTGCCACTGAGGCGCCCACAGGATGAGCTCGCGCCTTACGGCCTCCACAAAGGCGTCGCGGTAGCTCAGGGTCGTGACCAGGTAGAAGTCGCAGTACGGGCAACGGCGCCGACAAAACGGCACGTGTATGTACAGGCCAGCCCCTTCGCTCATGGATGTGCGAGCCTCAGCTTAGGCGAAATTAAAAAAAACCCGGCGCGCGGCCCATCACGCCGGGATGTTTTAAAGGAAAAAGCCCGCAGGGGGGTACAGGAGACACGAAGCAAACATCGAGCCGAGGTCTAAAGTGTTGAGGCTTCGCTTGCGCCGCCTAAGGGGGTCGCCGTAAAATCAGGCGGCCTCTCAGACGAGGGACAAAGTCGTGCGATCTCTCCAGGTGCTTGAGGAGCGCATCGCCGAGGGAAGCGCCTTTGTGATGGCGCTGCAAGAGGAGCTGGGGCGCATCGTCGTGGGCCAGCGCACGCTTCTGGAGCGGCTTTTGGTGGCGCTGCTGGCCGACGGGCATGTGCTGCTGGAGGGCGTACCGGGTCTGGCCAAGACGCTCATCGTAAACGCCCTGGCTCAGGCCATACAGGCCCGTTTTCAGCGGGTTCAGTTTACGCCCGATCTGCTACCGGCTGACCTGGTGGGTACTTTGATCTACGATCAGCGGCAGGGCCGGTTCTACGTGCGCAAGGGGCCGATCTTCGCCAACCTCCTGTTGGCCGATGAGGTCAACCGGGCCCCCGCCAAGGTGCAGAGCGCGCTGCTGGAGGCCATGCAGGAGCGGCAGGTCACAATCGGAGAGGAAACCTATCCGCTGCCGGAGCCGTTCTGGGTGCTGGCCACGCAGAATCCGATCGAGCAAGAGGGCACATACCCCCTGCCCGAGGCGCAGCTGGATCGCTTCATGTTCAAGGTGCACGTCGACTACCCCACGGCGGAGGAGGAGCTGGAGATCATGCGTCGCATGGCCCGGACCGGACTTAAGCCGCAAGTCCGAGCCGTAGTGCGGCCGGAGGCCATTTTGGCGGCCCGCACTCTGGTAAACGAGGTCTACTTAGATGAGCGTTTGGAGCGCTACATCGTGGACCTGGTGCAGGCCACGCGCCGGCCGGAGCGCTACGGGTTGAAGGGCTTGGCTCCCTACATCCGCTACGGGGCCTCTCCGCGGGGCACGATCTATCTGAGCCTGGCCGCCCGAGCGCGAGCCTTTTTGCACCGACGCGCCTACGTGATGCCCGACGACGTGCGCACGCTCGCCTTGGACGTGCTGCGTCACCGCATCGTGCTCTCCTACGAGGCCGAGGCCGAGGAGATTACAGCGGACCATATCTTGCGAGAAATCCTAGAAAGGCTGCCGGTACCATGAAACGCGTTTGCGTTCTAGTCCTTATAGTGGGCTTGATAGGCGTTCCGGCCGGGGTGTTGAGTTGGGGGCAGTGGGCGCATCGGCAGATTCACGGGCACGCCGTGGATCGGCTTCCGCAGCCGCTGCGGGCCTTCTACGCCAAGCACCGCGCTTGGCTTATCGAGCACGCTCTGGATCCGGATTTGCGGCGTCGCCAGGACCCGGAGGAGGCCCCGCGGCACTTTATCGATCTGGAGCGCTACGGACAGTATCCGTTTCCGGAGCTGCCGCGCCGCTACGAGGAGGCCGCCTTGCGTTACACGGCCGATACCCTATCGCGTTACGGCCTGGCCCCCTGGACGATCATCGCTCTTACCGAACGGCTTACGGAGGCCATGCGGCGTCGCGACACGGCCCAAATCCTGCAGTTTTCGGCCGATCTGGGGCATTACATATCCGACGTACACGTGCCGCTGCACACCACGCTCAACTACGATGGGCAGCTGAGCGGGCAAGAGGGCATCCACGCCCGCTGGGAGAGCGAACTGCCGGAGCGTTTCGGATCCGGCTATCGACTTCGCCAGGGGCTCAAGGCCCGATACATAGAGGACGTCTCGGCGCATACCTGGACGATCATCCTGCGCTCGCATCGACTGGTGGACACTTTGCTGGCCACGGAGCGATGGGTTCGGGAACAACTGCCGCCTCAAGCGCTGTTCCAGGAGCAGCCGAATCCCAATGCCCACCCGAGACGCCTGTATAGCGATCGCTATTATGCGCTCTGGCATGAGGCCTTGCGGGGCATGGTGGAGCGCCAAATGCAGGCGGCCATACACGAGGTGGCCTCTTATTGGTACACGGCTTGGGTGAATGCGGGCAAGCCGGAGCTGCGTCGGCGCGTACGATTTTTGTTCTTCTCCATTTACCGGTGACGGAAGCGGAAAGGGCTTCCTATGGCGCACAAGGAGTTTTCTCGCGGTTTTCTGTTCGGAGCCTTTGCAGGCGGTTTGGCGGCGGCGGTGGCCGTGCTGTTGCTTACGCCCACAACGGGAGATAGGCTGCGGCGACAGCTCATCTATCGGTTGTCCCGTCTTATAGAGGGCATGCAGGAGCAGCTAGTGCGCCTTCGCCAGACGCGCCTTGAGCTGCCCAACGAAGCGCGGGGTCGGGATCGCGCGCTGATCGGAGAGCTCAGGTGCGAAGCTCAGGCTATCGCGGAGGAAATGCAGGGCCTCATGCAGCAGCTGCGCACCGAAGCCCGGGGGAAGCGCCACCTGGGCCAGCGCGACCTCAACGAAGGCGTTGCCCCGACGGGCTGACGGGCCCTGGGTTGGCCTCCGGGATCGGCTCCTCCCTCGACGGCACGAGCCAAGCCAGGGCCTGATCCACCTCCCGATGGTTGCCGAAGACGATCAAGAGATCGTCAGCGTGCAGGACGAATTCGGGATCTGGATTGGGGTAGGGCATGTGGCCCCGCACCACGCCGATGATGCTCGCCCCCGTCTTTTGCCGCAGCTCCAGTTGTCGCAAGGAGCGGCCCACGGCGGGGCTGTTCGGGGGCAAGCGGACCGTCTCCACGGTGCCAGCCGCCAGCAGCTCGGGAAGCCGCATAAGCGTGCGGGCGCTCAGCCTGCCTAGGCGCAGGAGTTCATAGCCTGAGCTGCGCGCTACGGCCGCCTGTGCGGCGATAAGATGGCGTGGGATGTGGTAGTACTCTAGGGCGCGCGTAAAGAGCGTGAGCGTGGCCTCTAGCTCCTCGGCCACGACCTGCGTGGCCCCGAGGCGGTAGAGCTCTTCGATTTCGGACACAAAGCGCGTGCGCACAAGAATCGCCACATCCGGCCGCAACGTGCGCGCCAGGCGCACCGCTACGCGCGTAGCTATGGGATCCCCGATGGTCAGGATAAGGAGTCGGGCCCGAGCCAAGCCGGCCGCCTCCAGCACTTCCGGGCGCGTGGCGTCGCCGAATAGAAACGGGATCCCCGCAAGCTCCGCCTCGCGTTCGGCCGGGCGCGTAAAATCGATCACGCAAAAGGGTACTTGAGCCTCCTGGAAGACGCGCCCCAGCATCTGCCCGCTTGCCCCGAATCCGGCCACGATCACATGTCCCTGTAGCTCGGCGAAGGCCGGAGCCTCCGGTTGGCGCTGCGCGGCATCCGAGGCGCGCCGCATGCCGGTCCACATCCAGCGGGGCCCGTAAAGCACCAGCGCGGGCGTAGCCAGCAGGCTTAAGACCGCAGCGGCCAGGAAGCGCTGCTCTGAGGCGGGCTCGATCAGCCCAAAATCTCTGCCTACGGCCGCGATCACGAAGGAGAACTCCCCGATCTGGGCCAGGCTCACGCCGGCCAGTGCGCCCACGCGCCAGGTGTACCCCATAAGACGAGCCGCCAGCGTCACCATCAGGGTCTTGAGCGCGACGATCCCGACGCTCAACCCCAAGACCTGGGCCGGAAACAGCCACACGGTCTGGGGGTCTAGGAGCATGCCGATGGAAATAAAGAAAAACGCGCTCAAGCTATCGCGAAGGGGCAGCACCTCGGCGATGGCCTGATAGCTGTACTCGGATTCGGAGATCACCACGCCGGCCACGAAGGCCCCCAGGGCCAGCGACAGCCCCGCAGCGGCCGTAAGCCAGGCCGCTCCGATGCAGAGCGCAACCAGCCCCAGCAAAAACAGCTCTCGGCTTCCTGTGCGCGCCAGCAGCTGAAGTAGCCGCGGAATAAGAACGCGCGCTCCAAAAAGAATCAGGCCCAGCAGCGCTAGCGCCTTGAGGATCGTCAGCCCTACCTCTGTCGCCGACGGAGCGCTCATCGTCTCCACCCCTACGCCCAGAAGCGGGATAAGCACCATAATCGGCACAAGGAGCAGGTCCTGAAAGAGCAGAATGCCCACGCTCAGCCGGCCGTATGGGGTCCCCAGAAGGCCTTCATCGGAGAGCAGGCGAAAAACGATCGCCGTGCTGCTCATGGCCAGCAAAATCCCCCAAAAGAGCGCCTGCGCAAGGGGCAGCCCTAGACCCCAGGCCCCAGCCGCGGTGCCCAAGGTGGTCAGGAGCACCTGCAGGCCTCCGCCCCAAAACACTTCGCGCGCCATCCGGCGTAGCTGGGCAAACGAAAACTCCAGCCCGACCGCGAAAAGAAGCAGGATAAGGCCGATCTCAGCCAGCAGGCGCACCTGTTCCGGGTCCCGGATAAGGCCCAACGCGTTGGGCCCGATAAGAAGCCCGGCAGCCAGAAACCCGACAAGGGAGGGCAGCCGGAGTCGGGCAAACAGCACGACTACGGCTAGCGCTACGGCCAGCAGCAGGGCGATATCCCGCAGAAGAAGCGCCACGATCGTAAAGATACGCGATTTGCGACGGCTCTCATCCAAAAAGGAAACCGGCGCCCTTCGGGGGGCGCCGGTTTCTTTGCATCTTAAGAAGGCCAATTAGCCCGCTGCAGTGCTTACGGCTTGCTTGAGGGAGGCGAAATCGGGCAGGTTCCCGGGGTTATCCAGCACCTCCGCGTAGCGCACGATGCCGTTGGGGTCCACCACGAAGGCGGCCCGGTTGGAGACGCCCTTCATGCCGAGGATAAAGTCCTCCCGATATGTGCCGTACAGGCGGCTTACCTCTTTGTTGAAGTCGCTTAAGAGCTCAAACGGCAGGTTGTGGTCGGCCTTAAAGCGGGCCAGGGCGAAGGGGCTATCGACGCTGATGCCCAGCACATGAGCGGCGAGCGCCTCGTATTCGTGCCAGGAGTCCCGTACCATGCACATCTCCTGAGTACAGACGCTGGTCCAGGCTCCCGGAAAGAAAAGCAGCACCACGGGTTTGCCCCGAAGCTGACTCAGCGTTACCGGCTGACGCTCTGTGTTGTAGAGCGTAAAGTCCGGCGCCGGTTGTCCGACTTGCACCGCCATGAAGGACCTCCTTGATTTTAGGGTTCATCCAGAAAGCAGGTGGAGGCGCCATAGGGGCTAAGCAGCAAAAACGCACCCCCATAGGGTGTTTCCTCGTAATCGAGGGTGAGCTCCTCTAGATAGGGCCGTGCGATGGGATCTATGGCGATGTGCCAGCCGTCTAGCTGTAGCAGATCGGATTCCGACGGCGGCTCCGCGTCCCATTCCAGCCCAAAGGCGAGGCCCCCGCAAGCGGAGCAGGCGGCCGATATGCGCAGCACGGGGGGGCGATGCGGATGCGCAAGGCGTAGCGTTTGAAGCTTTGCCCGGGCTTTCTCGGTCAGGCTGAATTGCATGATGGCCGTTCTGTGTTCGAGGGCTTAAACCAGTAGGCCCTTGGTCGGGTTTCGCATTATGCGGCCGAGAGAGGAACTTTCCGGTCCCGGCGCGATATGAAAAAGCGGGGAATGCGGCCTGCACAAGGGAGAACGTCTATGATGCGTGTTTTGACGCCAGCAGAGCTGCGCGCTTTGCAACGGGTGCGCGCCCATCCGGCTATCTCGATTCTCATGCCTACAGCCAGGGCGTTTCCAGAAAACCAGCAGAACCCCACCAGGTTACGGGATCTGCTGCGGCAGGCCGAACAGCGCCTGCTACAGCTGCTGGACAAGCGACAGGCCGAACCCTATTTACGGCGCCTGCAGGAGCTTGCGGAGGCCATCGACTGGCGGCATCCGCAAGATGGGTTAGCGCTCTTTGTGAACGCCGACTATAGCGGAGCCTTTTGGTTGCCGTTTCCGGTCTCGGAGCGCGTCCTACTGGATGCGACCTTCGCCACGAAGGATCTTGTGCGCGCGCTCAGCCGCTCTGTGAGCTATCTGGTGCTCGCCTTAAGCGAACAGCAGACGCGCCTGTGGCGCGGCTTTCAGGGGCAACTTCAGGAGGTGCGGGAGCACGGCTTTCCGTTTCGCTTTGAGTTCCCCGCCAAGGCCATCGGGCAACCGGGGCCTATTCCGGTGGACGACGGGGAGTATTGGCAGGAACAGTATCGGCACTTTTTCCGGCGCGTCGATCAGGCTCTCGGGCGGGCTGCGGCCACAGAGGCGCAGCCGCTTGTGGTGTTCGGGGTAGATCGCTGGATTGCACTGTTTCGCGAAGTGAGCGCCCATTCGTCTTGGATCGTGGCCACCTTGAGCGGCAGTCCGGATCACGAATCCGAGCACGAGCTAGCCCAAAAAAGCTGGCGGGCTGTGCTGCAGCAGATGGAAGAGGAGCAGCGAAGGCTCGTACAGGAATGGCGCGAGGCGCCGCCTGGGCGTCGCGCCGCGGGTTTAAAGGCCGTATGGCGGGCTGTGCTTGAGGGGCGCGTGCGCGTTCTGCTCGTGGAGGAGGGCTTCCGTCAGCCCGGCCGCATCACAGAGGATGGCTACGATGTCGAGCCGGCTGAAGGGCCCGGACCTAGCCAGGTTGAAGATTTGGTGGACGAGCTCATAGAGCGCGCCATAGAAGGGGGTGCGCAGATCCGGTTTGTGGCGGATGGAGCGCTGCCGGCCGAACGCATAGCGGCTCTGCTGCGCTACTAGATTCCCGTCTCGTCCCGGCCCGGGCCCCTGCGCCCACCTCGTTCTGGATCTACGCGCGTCCGCTTTCCGGGCCGTAATATCCACGGCGGCCCAAATGGGCTCAGAGCGCAACAGAGGGATGTACGACAGCTGCGCAGAAGCTACATATGGGATCTCTTTAAGGAAGCTCGCCTCGTTGCAGGGGGAAACGGCGCTGAGCAAGGCAAGCTGCACGCACTTGGTCATCGAAAGCCAAGCGGCTGGTATAGGGCCTGTATCGAGCAAAAAAGCGTACAACGCCATTTTGCCTGTGCCCGCCTCTTCTTGCCAATAGAACCTCCCGACGTTGGGGCAGATTTCCCGGTAGATCTTGTGCATCCGGGCGAAATCTTCGCGGATGGTTCGCGTACATGGTAGTACAATGAAGAAGGCTAGGTTTGAGCCGTTGCCGTCTAGCCTGTTGGCCCGGACCGCCTCTTCGGGCGCGACGGGGGCCAGGTGAACGGCCTGCGGGTCTATGCGGTAAAACCCTAGCGACTTACGCACTGCAAAAGCCGCCTGGCCTCTTGCGTTTCGGCCAGGCTCATGATCGAGAAGTTTAGGTCCTGACTCCGTTGTTCCAGGACTACAAGAGAGTGCTCGTCCTTGCCTGTTAGGAGCACCATGTAGTAGATCGGACCGTACGCAGCCCGGCTCCCTTGTAGGGGCGGACCGTGTAAACTCGATTGGGCGCGTAAAGGAAACCCCCTACCCTGCGCCATGAGCGTGGACTTAGCAGCCTAAGCTGGGCCGCTTAAGGCCTAAGCGAAAAGGCGGCGGAGGCGGTCCTGGCCCTAGATGAGCTTTTGACCTTTATGGGCACAGGGCCCCAATACGCGATGCTGCGCAAAATAGGGCCTGAAGCGGGTCCCATTGCACAAAAGCGTTTTGTATATTTATCTTTGTAAAAAAAATTGAAGAATAAGATGGCTTATAACCTTGTTTAGGCTAAATTCGATCGTGGTGCGCAGCCGGGCCACGCTATTATACAAAACGCCCAGATCGGCAATGAATTCGCTGACAAGCGCCGCAGTTGAGCCCACGCGCCTACCGCCCCGCACCGTGGCGATCGCGCGTGATAGGGCACTTTTTCGGGCCTCC is a window from the Bacteroidota bacterium genome containing:
- the hemW gene encoding radical SAM family heme chaperone HemW, giving the protein MSEGAGLYIHVPFCRRRCPYCDFYLVTTLSYRDAFVEAVRRELILWAPQWQQVRFDTLYFGGGTPSQLSVEQLERIMEAVHRHLHLEPLEVTLEANPEDLSPEYLRALRRLGFTRLSLGVQAFQESRLRFLGRQHGQEDVRRALDWIEKLGFSSYNLDLIFGLPGEEAPMWDAELKTLLALRPPHVSCYSLTVEPRTVLSRAIARGLVPSPDETRQAELFLQTHARLSEAGYLHYEVSNYALCGHEARHNSKYWRHRPYLGLGPSAHSFRWLGPDRAERWANVRSLRRYLTLLDAHQLPIEERETLGPEALLTEALLLGLRLREGVSLAELAARYGWKPHAGHRRLIRAWIRRGWADFRDERLRLTPTGWLLTDSLVLELMPSASHPQAIKH
- a CDS encoding AAA family ATPase, whose protein sequence is MALQEELGRIVVGQRTLLERLLVALLADGHVLLEGVPGLAKTLIVNALAQAIQARFQRVQFTPDLLPADLVGTLIYDQRQGRFYVRKGPIFANLLLADEVNRAPAKVQSALLEAMQERQVTIGEETYPLPEPFWVLATQNPIEQEGTYPLPEAQLDRFMFKVHVDYPTAEEELEIMRRMARTGLKPQVRAVVRPEAILAARTLVNEVYLDERLERYIVDLVQATRRPERYGLKGLAPYIRYGASPRGTIYLSLAARARAFLHRRAYVMPDDVRTLALDVLRHRIVLSYEAEAEEITADHILREILERLPVP
- a CDS encoding zinc dependent phospholipase C family protein, which encodes MKRVCVLVLIVGLIGVPAGVLSWGQWAHRQIHGHAVDRLPQPLRAFYAKHRAWLIEHALDPDLRRRQDPEEAPRHFIDLERYGQYPFPELPRRYEEAALRYTADTLSRYGLAPWTIIALTERLTEAMRRRDTAQILQFSADLGHYISDVHVPLHTTLNYDGQLSGQEGIHARWESELPERFGSGYRLRQGLKARYIEDVSAHTWTIILRSHRLVDTLLATERWVREQLPPQALFQEQPNPNAHPRRLYSDRYYALWHEALRGMVERQMQAAIHEVASYWYTAWVNAGKPELRRRVRFLFFSIYR
- a CDS encoding cation:proton antiporter; translated protein: MDESRRKSRIFTIVALLLRDIALLLAVALAVVVLFARLRLPSLVGFLAAGLLIGPNALGLIRDPEQVRLLAEIGLILLLFAVGLEFSFAQLRRMAREVFWGGGLQVLLTTLGTAAGAWGLGLPLAQALFWGILLAMSSTAIVFRLLSDEGLLGTPYGRLSVGILLFQDLLLVPIMVLIPLLGVGVETMSAPSATEVGLTILKALALLGLILFGARVLIPRLLQLLARTGSRELFLLGLVALCIGAAWLTAAAGLSLALGAFVAGVVISESEYSYQAIAEVLPLRDSLSAFFFISIGMLLDPQTVWLFPAQVLGLSVGIVALKTLMVTLAARLMGYTWRVGALAGVSLAQIGEFSFVIAAVGRDFGLIEPASEQRFLAAAVLSLLATPALVLYGPRWMWTGMRRASDAAQRQPEAPAFAELQGHVIVAGFGASGQMLGRVFQEAQVPFCVIDFTRPAEREAELAGIPFLFGDATRPEVLEAAGLARARLLILTIGDPIATRVAVRLARTLRPDVAILVRTRFVSEIEELYRLGATQVVAEELEATLTLFTRALEYYHIPRHLIAAQAAVARSSGYELLRLGRLSARTLMRLPELLAAGTVETVRLPPNSPAVGRSLRQLELRQKTGASIIGVVRGHMPYPNPDPEFVLHADDLLIVFGNHREVDQALAWLVPSREEPIPEANPGPVSPSGQRLR
- a CDS encoding peroxiredoxin → MAVQVGQPAPDFTLYNTERQPVTLSQLRGKPVVLLFFPGAWTSVCTQEMCMVRDSWHEYEALAAHVLGISVDSPFALARFKADHNLPFELLSDFNKEVSRLYGTYREDFILGMKGVSNRAAFVVDPNGIVRYAEVLDNPGNLPDFASLKQAVSTAAG